ATGAGCGTGTTGGCATTGGGAATGTCGAGCCCGCTCTCGATGATCGAGGTGCACATGAGCACCTGGAACTCCCCGCGCAGGAAGCTCAGCATCACCTTTTCGAGCTGCTTGGGCTCCATCTGCCCGTGCGCGACATGGATGCGCACGTTGGGGCAGAGCTCGCGCACGTGGTTGGCTTCGTCCTCGATGCTTTTGACCCGGTTGTGGACGTAGAAGACCTGCCCGCCGCGGGCGACCTCGGTGTCGATGGCCTCGCGGATGGTCTGGTCGTTCTTTCGCGAGACGACGGTGCGAATCGAGAGCCGGTCGGTGGGCGGCGTCGCGATGATGGAGAGATCGCGCATCCCGCTCATGGCCATGTGCATGGTGCGCGGAATGGGCGTGGCCGAGAGCGTGAGCACATCCACGGTCCGGCGCATCTTCTTGAAGCGCTCCTTGTGCTTGACGCCAAAGCGCTGCTCTTCATCGATGATGACCAGGCCCAGGTCCTTGAACGCCACGTCGCGCTGGATGAGCCGGTGCGTGCCGATGATGACATCGATTCTTCCGGCGGCCAGATCGGCGAGTACGTCCTTCTGCTCGGCCGCCGAATGAAGGCGCGAGAGAGCGGACACTCTCACCCCGTAGGGATCGAGCCGGCGCTCGAAGCTCATGGCGTGCTGCTCTACGAGAACCGTGGTGGGCACCAGCACGGCGACCTGCTTGCCGCCGTGGACCGCTTCGAAGGCGGCGCGGATGGCGACCTCGGTCTTTCCAAAGCCCACGTCGCCGCAGACCAGGCGATCCATCGGGCGCGGCGAGAGCATGTCGGCGAGCACTTCACCGATGGCGCGTTCCTGGTCGGGCGTTTCGTCGAACTCGAAGGCCGCCTCGAAGGCGCGGTATTCCTCGTCGAGGGGCGGGTAGGCAAAACCCGGGTTCACTTCGCGCGCGGCGTAGATGTCCAGCAGCTCGGCGGCGAGCTTGTAGACGGCCTCGCGCACTTTCTGGCGCTTGGTCTTCCAGCGCGCGCCGCCCATCTTGTCGAGCCTGGCTTCGACCCCCTCGGGCCCGGAGAACTTCGCCACCGCGCGGATGCGGTGGGCGGGCACGTAGAGCTTGTCGCCGCCGGCATATTCGAGCACCAGGTAGTCGCCGGCGTGGCCGCCCATGACCATGTGTTCCAGGCCGCGGAAGCGTCCGATGCCGTGCTCGCCGTGCACGATGAAATCGTCGGGGGCCAGATCGGCCAGCGAATTGAGCATCCCCTCGAGCTTGGGCGCCGCCTGGCGCGTTCGCTTGCGGTGCGTGCCGGAGATTTCCTCTTCGGTGAGCACCACGATGTCGGCGTCGGGCAGTGCGAAACCCGCCGAGAGCGTGCTGTGAATCAGGTGCAAGGGCTCGGCGCCGTCCACGGGCTCGGCCTGCGGCCCGGCAAGTTTCGAGAGCGAGCCCACCGGCACGTCGCTGCGCAGGGTCGGAATCTCGTAGGGCTTTAGCAGCTCGGAGATTCGTTCCTGCTGGGAGTGGGTGTGACTGGCGACGATGACCCGGCGGCCCTCGCCGCGCCACTGCGAGAGCTGATCGACGAGCGGCTGCAGCGGACTCTCTCCCCGGCTTCCGCTGGCCGCGCTCTTGCCGGCGCCGCGC
The sequence above is drawn from the Chrysiogenia bacterium genome and encodes:
- the mfd gene encoding transcription-repair coupling factor translates to MGQEIHNDRESLRRAGELLGGGGKVRLGGLRASAGAWALAQLQAAGYQAGLVVCPTPERALTLYEDLAEFLGTDRGTENPATPERRRLLYLPAWEQRPYDNRSAAVEHQARRMSALYGLLHRPDEVTVVGSVAAIMQLTAPREALYERYEYLIVGADTEFAELPERLTALGYRRGPRAEDRGEFAVKGGILDVFAPGYDFPLRLEFFDNELESVRFYDPSTQRSIKTSGKLPIEEIYLLPMQEIFFEDEPLRRAMERLSEEQQAGTAGFQYVTDLKNDLKDHQRVPGLEYLLSHFYRNVPTLLDHLGEKAHLAVVEAAQVERQFDVVGERLEIGYERRREAELPASDPRDLFADAAKLREELFARANLLMEETEGAGEGEDDAGRETLVVHSVRSQTWADSLRGAGKSAASGSRGESPLQPLVDQLSQWRGEGRRVIVASHTHSQQERISELLKPYEIPTLRSDVPVGSLSKLAGPQAEPVDGAEPLHLIHSTLSAGFALPDADIVVLTEEEISGTHRKRTRQAAPKLEGMLNSLADLAPDDFIVHGEHGIGRFRGLEHMVMGGHAGDYLVLEYAGGDKLYVPAHRIRAVAKFSGPEGVEARLDKMGGARWKTKRQKVREAVYKLAAELLDIYAAREVNPGFAYPPLDEEYRAFEAAFEFDETPDQERAIGEVLADMLSPRPMDRLVCGDVGFGKTEVAIRAAFEAVHGGKQVAVLVPTTVLVEQHAMSFERRLDPYGVRVSALSRLHSAAEQKDVLADLAAGRIDVIIGTHRLIQRDVAFKDLGLVIIDEEQRFGVKHKERFKKMRRTVDVLTLSATPIPRTMHMAMSGMRDLSIIATPPTDRLSIRTVVSRKNDQTIREAIDTEVARGGQVFYVHNRVKSIEDEANHVRELCPNVRIHVAHGQMEPKQLEKVMLSFLRGEFQVLMCTSIIESGLDIPNANTLIVDRADMFGLSQLYQIRGRVGRGARRAYAYLLLPESGKVTDDAEKRLDVLQEHSDLGAGFRIATYDLELRGGGNLLGDSQSGHIAAVGLELYTEL